The Malassezia japonica chromosome 9, complete sequence genomic interval GCAGCTGGATATACCCCCTGATACCCTccctgcgctcgtcgagcaaggCGTGAGCATTATGCTCCGCAACGTCTCGATTGCGTGTGCGTTTACGTTTGAGTCTGCGCAGCACGTCCTGTGCTATACCCTCCCCGGCCtcgtggcgcgccggcgcgcgcaaggcgtcGCATGCATCCAGCTCGTGGTGGTCGACAGCATCCCCCCCTTGCTGCAAGAAgactcgctcgaggctGACCCGATGcccggcggctcggcggcgcattccatacgcgctgcgcgcttGCACGCGTTATCGGAATGGCTCAAGCGCCTTGcggctgctcctcgcgcgtgcgAGGCGATCGCGGTGCTGGTCGCGAACCATGTCAGCGACGCGTTTGACCACGACAAGGCCATGGTCCGCCATGCCTACGCGCAAggcgagctgccgcgcTGGAACGCGCCCTcccggcgcatcgtcgaccCAGCACACCTGCTTCCCCTGCCGTACGCGGCACAGGCCGCGCACTTTTCCGGCCTCTTGGCCAGTGTCCCtcacgacggcgcgctcccCCAAGACGCCGATCTTAAGACTGCGCAGCTGGGCCTCGTATGGGCGAACTGCGTCAATGCACGCTACCTtgtggcgcacgcggcggacgacgcgcgtcgtTTTGCCGTCGTCTTTTCGCCGACGGCCCCCtccggcgaggtgcgcttTACCATCACCCCGCGCGGGCTCTATACCTACGCGTCATAGATGCACACTACACATATGTCACACTATAAACACCGAGTGCATGCTACGCCGTCAGTTAGCGGGTCTTGACCTTCGTCGggtcggccggcgtgctcgactgcggcgtcgggcgcgtcgcgggctGGTCCTTGTTGATGCTGAGGACCGTGCTCGCGTAGCGCGTCACAAGGTCCGTAAGCATCAGATAGCCCTTGCGCACCACGGGCGGGCACGAGGGGTTCTGTGTCAAAGAGTCCAGCTCGGAGCGGACGTGCTGgaaagcggcgcgcgtgaAGCTGCTCATGTAGAAGCGCAGGCGCAAAAAGTGCGCGTAGAGCAAGGGTGCAAGCAGCGAGTTGCGGAAGAGGATGGCGCCAACGAGCACGCGCACAAAGATGACCACCTCGGCGTAGGACACgaagcgcatcgcgcggtCGTAGTTGTCCTTCACCCAGGTCTGGATGGTCTTGGACAGGCCGCTGCTGCTTGACGTCTCCGAGCCCTGCGTCGCAGGAAGGATCGTCGTGCGCGTAAAGGTCAGGAGATGGAAAAGCGAGAAGGTGATGTAGGGAATCAGGGTGACTGGGTTAGTCCTGCGACGTACTCGAAATCGGCTTGATGTAGCACCAGTAAATAGCAATCACCAGGTACTGGACATTCTCGTCCatgagcgcacgctgcacatATGCCTTatccgtgcgcggcacgccaaAGCTCTTGTAGATCACCACGCCGTAGCTGATGATCGCGCCAAAGTACGCAACGCGGTACCACAGGTCGTACCCGTTCCACGAGAAGGTGGCCACCGTCAAAAGGTAGCGGACGCCCGCAAAGAACGTAAGAAAGTGGCCTGCGGCCCAAACAAGATGGGGTGCACTCGCTTTCAGCTGGGTCAGATCGGGCAACGCACCATGTCCACGATGTTTCTGGCGACGCCCCACGCCCGAGCACGGGCTCGTGCCTATAGTATTAGTCAGCAGTCGGCCGACGAGATCCccccgtcgccgcgcgttTGACTCTCGCGTTCTCCACGCTAGGCTCGGAAGGTGGACGGACGCGGGGTGATCATGTCCCTGCCCCATTTGTACTCGGATCTACAAGGCAAACTGATGGATCGTGGGCTATGGACTCAGGTGcggacgcgcctcgcggcccGGTCACGGGTGACGAACCTGGGCGTGACGCTGCTGACCCTGGCCCTCGTTATCTCCCTCCTGTTCAACAtgcgccctgcgcctcgtgcccCGGCGCCCCCGGCGCCACAGATGCTTGGAATCAACTGCCCGGAGCGGTATAGGAATGTGCGCAGTGTTATGCCGGTCCTTCCGGGCCACGGCAAACTCAAGCTGACGCACCTGGTCATCGTCGCGGGCCACGCGATTTGGAAGGGCAAGGAAAGCGCATCCGTCGACGAAGACAGCAACTGGTTCCTCGAGGATTACCAGAGGGGTGGCAGCGTCAACACGTTCGTGGAACACATCATGCGAGGGTATGTATTGATTTTGCTCACCCAGCGTCTCGATTGCAGCAAACGATAGCAGCAGCCTGCTAGTGTTCAGCGGTGGCCAGACGCGCGACCAGGCATGGATGACCGAGGGCGAGTCGTAcatgcgcctcgctctcTCCCTTCCCCAGGTCCTCCCGACGTGGCCTGCGAGCGCACTCGCAGCGACCGCGTCCAAGTCGGCCTTCCAGCCCCTGATGACTGCTGCGGGCGaaagcgcaggcgcggcagagagcgccgcgcagccggcgcaggATGTCGATACCGCACCGAAACTCTCGCAAATGCGCATGACGACGGAAAACTATGCGCTGGACAGCTTCGAGAACCTCTTGTTCAGTATCGCCCGCTTCCGCGAGTACACCGGGCAGTACCCTGCCAAGGTGACCGTGGTGGGCTACAAGTTCAAGGAGAAGCGGttccgcgagctgcacgcgcgtgcgctgcgctggcAACTGCACAagccggcgagcgacggcagCAGCCGCTTTACATACGTCGGCATCGACGATGCGAGCCGCGCCAACACGACGGATGTACGTACCTCGACGCGACTTACCCAGCACGACAACGCCTACGACTTGTTCAACCGTGACCTGTATGGATGCCACCATCGCCTGCTGGAGAAGCGCAAGAAGCGGAATAGTGCCCGCCGCCTCCCTCCTTATACAAGCACAGCGAGCGAGATTGCGGGACTGCTAGACTGGTGCCCGGCAGACAACTCCGCGCTCCAAGGCCTCTATCCCTACTGGCTTCCTTGGGACCCGCGTGTAAATAACGGCAtggggcgcggcgcacagtACGTGATGGAGCAAAACGGGGGGCACATCCAGCAAGAAGAAATCCTCCCCGATGGGAAAAAGATCGTTACGTGACCTGATCTACCCTACAACTGCATCCCACCTTGTACGTCGCGATATCCATAGTCCCATAATTAacacggcgtgcgccccgACCAACGCCAtggacgacgccgaggtcgagggGAACACGTTCCATGCATATTCCACTACCACGAGGACTGCTAGTCTAGGTCAGTTGGGTGACGTACTTTAGCGGGAGCcacagcgacgaggcccATACAAGGAGGGGGAGGGTGTGTGCATACCAGCTGTAGAACTGGTAGTGTAGgctgcgcgccagcgcgacaCCGATCAAATTGCTCGTGCACAGCGTCAAGATGATGTCTGTGTGAGAAGGGAGGAGGGGACGTACACTGCGGCGTCAGGTCAAGacggcggtcgccgcgccaccgccgccagATCCACGAAAAGCCTTGGGTCCCAAGGCCGGTCCAGGTGTACAGGCCAAAGAGCAGGAGAAGGAGCAGGTGCACACCCaagagcgccttggccgtcCGGGGATCCAAaaagagcgcctcgcccagAAAACGCCAGTTAACCGTCCACTTGAAGAGGAACACGCGCGAAAAGTCAAAGGCCGCCATCGCATAGGCGTGTGCATCGTGCAGCAGAAACGGAAGCCCAATCACGCCTTGCACCGCACCGATGAGTGCGAGCGAAAACAGTGCACCGaccgcgccttggccacgAAAGAGCACGACACAGAGGCCGGGGAGAAAAAGGAGCACATTCATCTTAATGCTCAGTGCGAGACTGGGTTAGTCAAGGCGACGCACCTGTACAGGATACACGCAGGGCGCCACTGGCGCTTGCACAGCAGGTACACGCTCGCGTACAGCACAAACATCGCGACCGGGTCGTtaaagaggcgcaggacaTAGATCGAGTGCAGCCGCTTCGAGAGGACCAAAAATGCAAGCAGGATCGGAGGCGCATTGGCAAGACGGTacagctgcgcgacgaccacAAACGTCGCGAGGTACAACGCCCCAAAGAACACTTGGGCCGGCAGCAGATTCCGCGCGCCATCGCTCAGGTAATCCAGCAGCGCGTACACATAGATATGCCCGGCCGGGTACACACACGGCCCCGAGCCTCCGACAGGATCCAGGCGCGTATACGTCCGCTCGCCGTTCAAAAAGAGACGCGCTTGGCCCACATAGGTCGTAAAGTCGATCTCGGTGTACGGCACACGCTGCACAATGAGCGCAGTGAGCAGCCCGTCGGCAGCCAGTAGCAGCATGGTCATTGGCAGATACCCCGCCTTGGAAAAGAGCAGTTTGCGCGCcatccgcgtcgcgcgcgccggcagcgcgtccGCCGTCATCGTGCGAGGTAGCCCGATATCCCGATAGACCCACGTGTGGCTCCGCACAGACACTGACGAACGATTGTGACTCGTGTGTGTCTCTTGTTCATGTTCGGCGAGGAGTTAGTAACGCCACAAAGGTAGGCTGCACCGTGCTCACTCAGATCATTATCACCCTGGGCTGCGCGccccgacgcggcgcgcgacgcgcttcaAACGTCTGCCCACGAGAACAACACCAAGGTGATCCTGTCGCCCCTCGATcccgaggaggacgagagTGGAAACGTCGAGTACAAGCTGCAGATCCTTCCCCCGTCCGTCGAGCGCTTTGACCGGCTCGTCACGCAGCTCAGCTGGCGGTTGATggagggcggcggcacgtgTGTCTACGAGCTCGGGATacgcgacgacggcgcgttGGTCGGCATTACACAAGACGATATGCGCCAGACACTATCGTACCTATGTGCAATGGCCGACAATGTCGGTGCGACCATCTCgttgcagcgcctcgtcaccaagcgctcgaccgagaccggcgacggcgaggggTACGACACGCTGCATGTCGTGACGGaccgtgccgaggccgacgaccTTCTCTCTTTATCGCATGGACTGCCTGAGGCCGAGGTGATTGGCGTGACGCCCTCGGCAAACGACCTGACGATCgacctcgcgacgccgccgagcacggcggcggtcgacgtgACCCTTCCTTACACGCAAGGCGACAAGAGCGACACTCCCACTGTACAAAAGCCTACCGATGCTGTGGATATCCCCCTGCCTACCAAGGGCAAGGTCCCCTCTACGACACGTCGAcagctgctcgactcgCGCCGCGATCGCCGTCTGGCACGGTTCGAGGCGACGatccgcgccggcgcggggcACGGCGACACAGTGCCCCACACGGATGCAGTACGGCGAACCTCGAATCTACACGCGCCCGAGCACGCGAACGACACGCTCCGCTtcctggccgaggccgtgaTTACGCAAGACCATGGCCTCTTTGTAGATTATACGTCGCTGTAGTGCCACGAGGCCCGATCCCGATTTCCCGCACCGGGTTTCCTTTGCACagtgcgcgacgaggcaatGGCAAGCAATAGTACCTACACCGGCAAGGCTGGCCCGCAACGGTATGTATGTCGTGTCTTACCCTAGGTCAACAAAAGGTGCAGTCAAGCACAAGATCCTGCCagaggcgccgacgccgaccgagTCGGCTGTGCCGGCCGAcaccgacggcgacgtCCATCCCGACCTACACTGGGACGACGACGCAGACGTGGATGACGCCAaccttgcgcgcctcgagcacatTCCGGAGGGAAgcatgcgccgcgatgcgctgcgcctcacCCGCAaggctcgcgcgcggctgccGCGTGTCACGGCGTACAGCACCGCGACGTCGTACAAGATGAGCGAGCTGATCCAGTGGCTccaggcgcgcaagcagTCGCACAGCACGAATGTGCTGCGCTTTGACGAGTGTGTGTACACCACCTACACCTaccagcacgtcgacgaggcgcgcggtgTGCCGAGCACATCGCCCTGGCAGCTGCGTCGGAATCCCTCGTACGGCCacagcgaggcgccgacggGCGACTTGCTGGGCATTCCCGAGCTCAACGAGGACGGCGCAGAGAACGGCCTGCAGACGATCAGCGAAGAGGGCGAGGaaggcgctcggccccCTGCCGGCGACCGCACCGCGACACGCACACCATCGTCGGCCTTGCACTTTCTGCCGGAAGTCTTTATTATGGAATACGGTACGATCGTTATTTGGGGCATGTCATACATTGAGGAGAAGCgcctcctgcgcgagatcCGCAAGTTTGAGGTGGAGCGTCTTGCGGTCGAGGACGTCGAGAGCGAGGACCTGAATTGGTACCTCGCCGACTACAGCCGGTACGTTGTGCGACTAACAGCAGCATCTACAACGACGTCATCACGTTGCGCCGTGGCTCGAGCTATATGACCAAGCTGTCGCTgtcgcacgcgctcgcccagTCGACCAAGATCAGCTTCTTCGAGAGCGTGATCGAGGCGACGATCGACACGACCAAGGACATTCCCCGGAGTATTGCGGAGAGTGGCAAGGTCGGCATGCCGCCGGTGGACATCATGAAGCACATCGGTCACCTGTTCATCCTGCGCATGAACATTCATTTGGTCGGCTCGATCGTCGACTCGCCCGAGATCTTCTGGGCGCAGCCCGACTTGGAGCCGCTGTACTCGGCTGCACGCAGCTATCTCGAGATcccgcagcgcatcgatcTGCTCAAcatccgcgtcgaggtgctccaGGACATGCTCCAGCTCCTCAAAGACCAGGTCACGTCCAGCCATTCGGAATGGCTCGAAATCATTGTTATTATCCTCATTGTTCTAGAGTGCGTATGATCTATCTACTAACCTCAGGATCATTTTGGGCGTCACGACGAGTAGGTTTTCTGCGCGACTCACCCACAGTGCTGGTCGACTTGTACTTTGCGTAGCGTCGTATAGTCATGTGATCTCCCACGCGGAGAAATTTGACGTAACCGCATGTGGATGGGGCCGGGTGGATTGGGCCGAACGCGAGCGTTGGCGGACTgggcgcagggcgcgtTTGTGACCCGCAACGATGTCGAGCCTGGACCACTCTCCTTTCCGCGGCGGGACATGCTACGACCAGACGTTTACAGCGTACCATGATCCCAATGTGCACATCCTGCTCACCATCGTATTTGGTATTTTCGCGCTCGTGTTTATCTACTAtttcgcgacgcgccggcccaAGGCGGAGTACttcttcctcttcctcttTACGGGTCTCGAGATCGGCTCGTTCGTCCTACGCTTATATGGAGAGTTGATTTGGGCGACGATCGCCATGATGGTGTACTCCGCCGCAATCGGCATGTCGGTGTGTGTGCTGTACATGCTGTACGCCCGCTGGTACGTACTGTGTTTATTTGAATCGCGCTAACGTCAGGTGCCAGATTGCGGACCGCTACTATGATACCAAGATGTTCGACCTCGGCATGCGCCATCCTGCGTTCCCGGTCTGCTTCCTGGTGCTGATCATCGCTCTCGTCATCGCGGGCGTGTGGGTCCCGACGATCATGTGGGTCGTGTACCTCGCGCTGTTCTTTGCTATCTGGGTCACGACGATCGTTGCGCTGATCCGCCATCGCCGCCACcgcccgccgacgcgcgagcgcacgaTTGCGATGAGCCAGATGG includes:
- the rhp57 gene encoding DNA repair protein rhp57 (EggNog:ENOG503NY37; COG:L), which codes for MAATLLAEIQALGARDKAFCRRGGYLSVEQLLSEPPLELAKRLGVSDEHARHIRGTVQRAAAPAPVCVYDLVEGGSGALVPGTPREDEIEAFGEEEAAPYVSFLPSGSSVLDACLGGGYARGMISELIGESSSGKTQLLLHTAVYNALALGTPASVVRGGEGEGVALISTQGRSAARHMVHRMVQMAHEMLHEGYVQLDIPPDTLPALVEQGVSIMLRNVSIACAFTFESAQHVLCYTLPGLVARRRAQGVACIQLVVVDSIPPLLQEDSLEADPMPGGSAAHSIRAARLHALSEWLKRLAAAPRACEAIAVLVANHVSDAFDHDKAMVRHAYAQGELPRWNAPSRRIVDPAHLLPLPYAAQAAHFSGLLASVPHDGALPQDADLKTAQLGLVWANCVNARYLVAHAADDARRFAVVFSPTAPSGEVRFTITPRGLYTYAS
- the RMD1 gene encoding sporulation protein rmd1 (TransMembrane:1 (o685-711i); COG:U; EggNog:ENOG503NUN9), with the translated sequence MFGEELVTPQRSLSPWAARPDAARDALQTSAHENNTKVILSPLDPEEDESGNVEYKLQILPPSVERFDRLVTQLSWRLMEGGGTCVYELGIRDDGALVGITQDDMRQTLSYLCAMADNVGATISLQRLVTKRSTETGDGEGYDTLHVVTDRAEADDLLSLSHGLPEAEVIGVTPSANDLTIDLATPPSTAAVDVTLPYTQGDKSDTPTVQKPTDAVDIPLPTKGKVPSTTRRQLLDSRRDRRLARFEATIRAGAGHGDTVPHTDAVRRTSNLHAPEHANDTLRFLAEAVITQDHGLFHKILPEAPTPTESAVPADTDGDVHPDLHWDDDADVDDANLARLEHIPEGSMRRDALRLTRKARARLPRVTAYSTATSYKMSELIQWLQARKQSHSTNVLRFDECVYTTYTYQHVDEARGVPSTSPWQLRRNPSYGHSEAPTGDLLGIPELNEDGAENGLQTISEEGEEGARPPAGDRTATRTPSSALHFLPEVFIMEYGTIVIWGMSYIEEKRLLREIRKFEVERLAVEDVESEDLNWYLADYSRSIYNDVITLRRGSSYMTKLSLSHALAQSTKISFFESVIEATIDTTKDIPRSIAESGKVGMPPVDIMKHIGHLFILRMNIHLVGSIVDSPEIFWAQPDLEPLYSAARSYLEIPQRIDLLNIRVEVLQDMLQLLKDQVTSSHSEWLEIIVIILIVLEIILGVTTMLVDLYFA
- a CDS encoding uncharacterized protein (EggNog:ENOG503P3U4; TransMembrane:1 (i33-51o)), with protein sequence MSLPHLYSDLQGKLMDRGLWTQVRTRLAARSRVTNLGVTLLTLALVISLLFNMRPAPRAPAPPAPQMLGINCPERYRNVRSVMPVLPGHGKLKLTHLVIVAGHAIWKGKESASVDEDSNWFLEDYQRGGSVNTFVEHIMRGVSIAANDSSSLLVFSGGQTRDQAWMTEGESYMRLALSLPQVLPTWPASALAATASKSAFQPLMTAAGESAGAAESAAQPAQDVDTAPKLSQMRMTTENYALDSFENLLFSIARFREYTGQYPAKVTVVGYKFKEKRFRELHARALRWQLHKPASDGSSRFTYVGIDDASRANTTDHDNAYDLFNRDLYGCHHRLLEKRKKRNSARRLPPYTSTASEIAGLLDWCPADNSALQGLYPYWLPWDPRVNNGMGRGAQYVMEQNGGHIQQEEILPDGKKIVT
- the POM33 gene encoding Transmembrane nucleoporin (TransMembrane:4 (i5-23o29-49i70-91o147-169i); COG:S; EggNog:ENOG503P07M), whose amino-acid sequence is MVRHFLTFFAGVRYLLTVATFSWNGYDLWYRVAYFGAIISYGVVIYKSFGVPRTDKAYVQRALMDENVQYLVIAIYWCYIKPISITLIPYITFSLFHLLTFTRTTILPATQGSETSSSSGLSKTIQTWVKDNYDRAMRFVSYAEVVIFVRVLVGAILFRNSLLAPLLYAHFLRLRFYMSSFTRAAFQHVRSELDSLTQNPSCPPVVRKGYLMLTDLVTRYASTVLSINKDQPATRPTPQSSTPADPTKVKTR
- a CDS encoding uncharacterized protein (TransMembrane:7 (o27-46i53-71o77-103i124-144o150-169i209-235o241-265i)) — translated: MSSLDHSPFRGGTCYDQTFTAYHDPNVHILLTIVFGIFALVFIYYFATRRPKAEYFFLFLFTGLEIGSFVLRLYGELIWATIAMMVYSAAIGMSVCVLYMLYARWCQIADRYYDTKMFDLGMRHPAFPVCFLVLIIALVIAGVWVPTIMWVVYLALFFAIWVTTIVALIRHRRHRPPTRERTIAMSQMEGKFNMTPLVTSHKTLDNMMVMLVVLSTIMLVKTIFLTISFVLVLLFFITPFYYVFCILEDLAFCVILSSPEAVMLFEPSRHMPEARSEMMNKDTVNPLPLSQHQHDQRAAYHNQYSGQPNENHEAITMPAQDQEANAPYLAAQNMQQENNEIRPVAY
- the ALG3 gene encoding dolichyl-P-Man:Man5GlcNAc2-PP-dolichol alpha-1,3-mannosyltransferase (COG:G; COG:O; TransMembrane:10 (i22-43o78-98i110-130o150-172i179-205o211-232i239-256o276-297i318-338o344-362i); EggNog:ENOG503NW6D; CAZy:GT58) — its product is MTADALPARATRMARKLLFSKAGYLPMTMLLLAADGLLTALIVQRVPYTEIDFTTYVGQARLFLNGERTYTRLDPVGGSGPCVYPAGHIYVYALLDYLSDGARNLLPAQVFFGALYLATFVVVAQLYRLANAPPILLAFLVLSKRLHSIYVLRLFNDPVAMFVLYASVYLLCKRQWRPACILYSLALSIKMNVLLFLPGLCVVLFRGQGAVGALFSLALIGAVQGVIGLPFLLHDAHAYAMAAFDFSRVFLFKWTVNWRFLGEALFLDPRTAKALLGVHLLLLLLFGLYTWTGLGTQGFSWIWRRWRGDRRLDLTPQYIILTLCTSNLIGVALARSLHYQFYSWYAHTLPLLVWASSLWLPLKYVTQLT